Part of the Streptomyces sp. NBC_01353 genome, TGGCCACGGTCTGGCTGTGGCCGCGGCTGTCGCGCGGCGGCGTCCGGTCCGTCCTCGGCCGGATCGGGCTGCTGCTCGCCACCCAGCTCGCGCTGTTCGCCTCGGTGGGTCTGGCGGCGAACAACTCGTTCCTGTTCTACGGTTCCTGGGCCGATCTCTTCGGTCAGGAGCAGGACCTGGGGGTGGTCGTCGACCACTCGGCCGGCTCCAAGGACATCAAGCTCGTCGGCACGCAGGCGGTGGACGTGCCCGGCGGCGGCCGTCCGGCGGTGGGCGGCCAGATCCAGAAGATCGTCGTCGCCGGCGAGAAGTCGAAGATCAACTCCCCGGCCTATGTGTATCTGCCGCCGGAGTACTTCCAGAAGGAGTACGCGAAGAGCACCTTCCCGGCCTCGGTGGTGCTGACGGGCTACCCGGGCACGGCCGAGAACCTTCTCAAGGGGCTGAAGTACCCGAAGACGGCCTTCCTCCAGGCCAAGGAGAAGAAGATGCGGCCGATGATCCTGGTGATGCTGCGGCCGACCGTGGCGCCGCCCCGGGACACCGAGTGTGTGAACATCCCCGGCGGGCCGCAGACCGAGACCTTCTTCGCCGAGGACCTGCCGAAGGCGGTCTCGGAGACGTACCGGGTGGGGACGAAGGCACGGAACTGGGGCTTCATGGGGAACTCGACCGGCGGGTACTGCGCCCTGAAGATCGCGCTGCACCATCCGGACCGGTTCGCGGCGGGCGCCGGATTCTCGGCGTACTACAAGGCGGCGGAGGATATGACGACGGGCGATCTCTTCCACGGCGACGGCGCGGCGCGCAAGCGGGCCGACCTGCTGTGGAGCCTGGACCACGCGCCGCAGGGGAAGTCGTCGTTCCTGGTGACCACGTCGAAGGAGGGCGAGGGGAACCGTCGGGCGACCCTCGACTTCGTCAAGAAGGTGAAGGCCCCGGCGCGGGTCTCCTCGATCACGCTCGACAGCGGTGGGCACAACTTCAACACCTGGAACCGGGAGATCCCGCCGGGTCTTGTCTGGATGAGCGGGCAGCTCAGCGCGAACTGACCGCGGTCTCCTCGTTGGCTTCGGTCGCTTCGGTCGCTTCGGTCGCTTCGGTCGCTTCGGTCGCTTTGGTCGACGCGCGCAGTGCCCGGTGGACACCCGCCGGGGTGAGGACGCCGGCGAACCGGCCGCCGTCGGCCGGGTCGGTGACGGGGAGCCAGCCGGTGTCGTGCTGGAGGAGCGCGGCCAGCGCCTCCCGGAGGGAGGCGCCGAGCGGGACCGGCTCGGGCGCGGGGCGGGTGCGGCCGGGCTCGTCCGCCGACACCCAGCCCTCCGGCCGGCCGTCGGCGTCGAGGACGACGGACCAGGGCGCGTCGGGCGGGGTCCCGCCCGGCCGCAGGACCGGGGCCTTCTCCAGGGCGGCGGAGTCGACGGGGGTGACGGAGAGCCGCTTGAGGCCGCGGTCGGATCCGACGAACTCGGCGACGTACGGGGTGGCGGGGGCGCCGAGCACCCGGGCCGGGGTGTCGAACTGCTCGATCGTGCCCTGTCCGTAGACGGCGATCCGGTCGCCGAGGCGGACGGCCTCCTCCAGGTCGTGGGTGACCAGCAGGACGGTCTTGCGGACCTGCGACTGAAGCTTGAGGAACTCGCTCTGCAGACGCTCGCGGACGACGGGGTCGACCGCGCCGAAGGGCTCGTCCATCAGGAGCACGGGCGGGTCGGCGGCGAGTGCGCGGGCCACGCCGACGCGCTGGCGCTGTCCGCCGGAGAGCTGTTCCGGGTACCGGTCGCCGTACTTCTTCGGGTCGAGGCCGACCAGGTCGAGGAGTTCGGCGGCGCGGGCGCGGGCCCGGGCGCGCGGGGCGCCGAGCAGGTGGGGGACGGCCGCGGTGTTGTCGAGGACCGTACGGTGCGGGAAGAGCCCGACCTGCTGGATGACGTAGCCGATGCGGCGGCGCAGCCGGACCGGGTCGATCGCGGATATGTCCTCGCCGCCGAGGAGGATGCGTCCCTCGGTCGGTTCGATGAGCCGGTTCACCATTTTCATGGTGGTGGTCTTGCCGCAGCCGGACGGGCCGACGAGCGTGACCAGTTCCCCCTCGGCGACCTCGAAGGAGAGGCCGTCGACGGCCGTCGTGCCGTCCGCGTACCGCTTGGTCACCTGCTCGAACCGGATCATGGTTCCCCATTCTGACGTCTGGCGGCCGGGGGTGTGTGAAGGGGGTGTTGCCGCCTTGTGGCGGTCCTCGGCGATTGTCGGTGGCGGGGGTTAGGGTCGCTGGACATACGTTCGGCAAGGCGGGCGACCGGGGGGAGGGCACATGAGCGCGTCGAATTGTCTGGTCACGAACGACTGGATCTGCGGTGAATATCTGCGCACCCGCAGCGAGGAGTTGACAAGTGCGTTGCTCCAACACGTGGGGATCACGGCCGTGTCCGTCCTGATCGGGCTCGCCGTCGCCTTTCCGCTGGCGCTGCTCGTGCGGGCCCGTCCGCGCCTCGCCGGGCCGGTCCTCGGTCTCACGACGCTGCTGTACACGATCCCTTCGCTGGCGATGTTCTCGCTGCTGCTCCCGTTCCTCGGGCTCTCCGCGGCCCTGGTGGTGACCGGACTCGTGCTGTATTCGCTGACGATCCTCGTACGGAACATCCTGGCGGGCCTGGATGCGGTGCCGGCCGAGACGCGAGAGGCCGCGCGCGGTATGGGGTACGGCTCGGGCCGGCTGCTGTGGGAGGTCGAACTGCCCCTCGCCCTCCCGGCGCTGATGGCCGGCATACGCATGGCGACGGTCTCCACGATCGCGCTGACGACGGTCGGCTCGATCGTCGGCCGCGGTGGGCTCGGCAATCTCATCGAGGACGCGCTGCCGACGTTCTTCAAGGCGCAGGTGCTCGCCGCCTCGGTGCTGTGCGTGCTCCTCGCGGTGGCCGCGGACCTGCTGCTCCTCGGCGTGCAGCGGCTGCTCACGCCGTGGACCCGCATACGCGCCACGGCGGGGGGCGTGTGACATGCAGGTCATGGCGGACGCCTGGAGCTGGCTGACCACGGGCGCCAACTGGGCCGGGGACGGCGGGGTGTGGCACCGGCTCGGTGAGCATGTGTACGTGAGCGGGCTCGCGCTCCTGCTGGCCTGCGCCGTCGCGCTGCCGCTCGGGCTCGGGCTCGGGCACCTCGGCAAGGGCGGAGCGGTCGCCGTCAACGTCTCCAACGCCGGCCGGGCGATCCCGGTCTTCGCGGTGCTCGCCCTGTTCATGGTGTCGCCGCTGCGCAACGCGGGGTACGTCCCGACGGTGATCGCGCTGGTGCTCTTCGCGGTGCCCCCGCTGCTCACCAACGCGTACGTGGGGATGCGGGAGGTGGACCGGGCGGTGGTCGAGGCGGCCCGGGGGATGGGCATGTCGGGCGGACAGGTCTTCCGGAGGGTCGAGCTGCCCCTCGCCCGCCCGCTGGTCATGACCGGCCTGCGGTCGGCCGCCGTGCAGGTGGTCGCCACGGCGACCATCGCGGCGATGGTCGGCCAGGGCGGCCTGGGCCGGATCATCACCGCCGGCTTCAACACGTACAACACCCCGCAGGTGGTCGCGGGCGCGCTGCTCGTGGCGCTGCTCGCCCTCCTGGTGGAGGCGGTGCTCGTGGGGGCGGACCGGCTGCTCGGCCGCAGGACGCTCTGACGACGGAACGGTGAACAACGAATGGAATGGGTGATCTCGTGAGCAGGATCTCGCGCACCGCGGGTGCGGTGCTGGGCGTGGCGGCGCTGACCGCCGGGCTCGCCGCGTGCGGCGGCGACAGCCTGGAGAAGAGCAACGCGCCGGCGACGGGTTCGGGCAAGGGCAAGGGTTCGCTCGTCGTGGGCGCCGCCGCGTTCACCGAGTCCAAGGTGCTCGCCGAGCTGTACGCACAGGTGCTGAACGACGCCGGATACTCCGCGAGCGTCACCACGGTGAAGAACCGTGAGCTGTACGAACCCTCGCTGGAGAAGGGTGAGATCGACGTCGTACCGGAATACGCGGCGACGATCGCGGAATTCCTCAATGCCAAGGTGAACGGTCCGAAGGCGCCCGAGGAGAAGCCGGTCGCGTCCGGGGACGCGGCGGCCACGGTGGAGGCTCTGAAGAAGCTCGCGGAGCCGCGCGGACTGAAGGTCCTCGCGGTCGGTGAGGCGGTCGACCAGAACGCCTTCGCGGTGTCCAAGGAATTCGCCGAGAAGAACAAGCTGACGACGCTTTCGGATCTCGGCGCGGCCAAGCTGAAGGTGAAGATCGCGGCCGGTGACGAATGCGAGATACGGCCGTTCTGCGCACCGGGTCTGAAGAAGACCTACGGGATCGACGTGACCGGGATCGACCCCAAGGGTGTCGGTACGCCGCAGTCCAAGCAGGCGGTCAAGGACGGCGTGGACCAGCTGGTGCTGACCACCACGACGGACGCGACGATCGACAGCTTCGGTCTGGTCTTCCTGACCGACGACAAGAAGCTGCAGAACGCCGACAATGTGCTGCCCGTCGTCAATGCCAAGGACGCCGGATCGCCGGAGATCGCCGCCGCCCTCGACAAGATCACAAAGGTCCTCACGACGGCCGATCTCGCCGAACTGAACCGCAAGGTGGACGCGGAGCGGGCCAAGCCCGAGGACGTCGCGAAGGCCTATCTGGAGTCGAAGGGGCTGGTCAAGAAGTAGGGGCCGGGTAAGGGGAGTCGGCCCGGTCCGGTGGGGGTGCGGGCCCGGCGGTGAGAACGACGGCGAGAACTGGCCAAGAGATTGCCGGGCCGACACCCCATACGGCGCCTACGCACGGTAAATTTCAGGCCATGCCACGTGGACGCCACCGCCATTCACCTCCTCTGCACAAGCTCCTGCCGCCCTCGGCGGTCGCCGGAGCGTCGGTCGTCTGTGCCGCGGGCGCCTGGCTGCTCGCCGATCCCGTGGCGCTGCGGCTGCTCGTGGCGGCCGCCGCGGCGGCCGCGGTCACCGGTGGCGTCATCATGCGCAGTTGGGACCGGAGCGCCGGCCGGCAGGTCGCCGAGCTGACCCGGGCCCGGACCGCCGACCAGTGGAAGACCGAGGAGCGGATAGCCGAGCTCGAGGCCGACCTCGACGAGTCCCGCGAGCTGCGCGCCAAACTCGACGCGAAGCTGCGCGCCAAGCGGGTCGAGCTCGCCGGGCTGCGCGGTGAGCACGCGGCGCTGCTGCGCCGGTACGCCACCGCCGAGACCGAGCGGGCCAGCGCCCTGGAGGGCCGCCGACAGCTCGCCCTGGAGTCGGCAGCCCCGGCCAAGGAGCTCCCGGCCGTCGGGTCCACGCCGACCCCGGCCGCATACCGAGAGGCCGCCGAGGCCCTGCGCAACCTGGCGCGCAACGCCGCCGCCCAGGAGGCCCGCCGTACGGCCGAGGCCGCCCGCAGCCGCGATCTCGCCGAGCGCGCCCGGGAGACGGAGGAGCCGCAGGGGAAGCACGCGGCGGCCGCCGGCACCGAGCAGCACGCTCGACCGTCGACCGCCGTGGTCCCCGCACCCTCCGCCCTGCCCGCCGTCCGGCCCGTCCCGGCCGCGTCCGCGATCGTCCCCTACGCGGCCCGTCGTGCCCCGCGCCCCGAGGGAGGCTTCGACTTCTTCGGTATGCAGAAGGCGGCGGCCGCCATCGAGGCCGTGCAGGACGCCGACCTCGCGGACGTGGTGGGCGAGGAGGTCCTGGCGACCGTCACCCGACACACCCCTGGGCAGCGCGCCATCGGCCAGGTCATCGACCTGACCGCGCACGACGAGACCGAGCAGATCGACGTGGCGGAGCTGCGCGGAGCCGTCAACTCGTGACACTCCGGGCGCTCGCCGCCGAGGAAGTGACCGCGCTGCGGGACGAGCTGATCGCCCTGTGCGCGCAGGCCTTCTGCGGACCGCCCTGGCACGAAGCGCCGCGCGGGGCGCTGCGGACGGTGGAGCGGCTGCTCGGCCGGGCGTCCGGACCGGAGCCGGGCTTCCGCTGCGTCGCGTCGGTCGACCCGGAGGGCGCCCTGACCGGGTTCGCCGCCGGCTGGCTCGACAACGCCCTCTCCGGCGCGGACGACACCTTCGAACTCGCCGAACTCGTCGTCGCCCCCGCCCACCAGGGCCACGGTCTGGGCCGAGCCCTGCACGACACCCTCCTCGCCAAGACCCCCGGGCCCCGTCTGCTGATGACGCTCGACGTGCCCGAGCTGCGCGAACGCTACGAACGCTGGGGCTGGAGCGTGGTGGAGCGGCGTCGCCCGGAGAAGGACCCGAAGGACTTCGTGGTCATGCGCAGGAACGACTGACCAGGCGCCGAGGATCGACGCCCGGCGTCCGACGCCCGGCTACTTGTCGATGTCGCCGACGACGAAGAAGAGCGAACCCAGGATCGCCACCATGTCGGCGACCAGCGTGCCCGGCAGCAGCTCGGTCAGCGCCTGGATGTTGTTGAACGACGCCGAGCGCAGCTTGAGGCGGTACGGCGTCTTCTCGCCCTTGGAGACCAGGTAGTAGCCGTTGATGCCGAGCGGGTTCTCGGTCCAGGCGTATGTGTGGCCCTCCGGCGCCTTGAGCACCTTCGGCAGCCGCTGGTTGATCGGCCCCGGCGGGAGGTCGTCGATCCGGTCGAGGCAGGCGTCGGCGAGGTCCAGGGAGATGTGGGTCTGCTCCAGGAGGCACTCGAAGCGGGCGAGGCAGTCGCCCTCCTTGCGGGTGACGACCTTCAGCGTGTCCTGAAGCTCCCCGTAGGCCAGGTACGGCTCGTCGCGGCGCAGGTCGAAGTCGACGCCGGAGGCGCGGGCGATGGGCCCGGAGACGCCGTACGCGTGCGCCGTCTCCGCCGTCAGGACGCCGACGCCCCGGGTGCGGCCGCGGAAGATCTCGTTGCCGAGGACCAGCCTGTCGTACACGTCCATCCGCGACCGCACGTCGGCGACGGCCGCGCGGGCCCGGCCGAGCCATCCGGCCGGGAGGTCCTCCTTGAGGCCGCCGACCCGGTTGAACATGTAGTGCATCCGGCCGCCGGAGACCTCCTCCATCACGGCCTGGAGCTCCTCCCGCTCCCGGAACGCGTGGAAGACCGGGGTGATACCGCCCAGTTCGAGGGGGTACGACCCCAGGAACATCAGGTGGTTGAGCACCCGGTTCAGCTCGGCGAGCAGTGTGCGGGTCCAGACGGCCCGCTCGGGGACCTCCATGCCGAGCATCCGCTCGACGGCCATGACGACACCGAGCTCGTTGGAGAACGCCGACAGCCAGTCGTGGCGGTTGGCGAGCATGATGATCTGCCGGTAGTCGCGCGCCTCGAAGAGCTTCTCGGCGCCGCGGTGCATGTACCCGATGACCGGCTCGGCGTGCTGGATGACCTCGCCGTCGAGTACGAGGCGGAGGCGGAGCACACCATGGGTCGAGGGATGCTGCGGCCCGATGTTCAGCACCATGTCGGTGCTCTCCGCCGCCCCGCCGATTCCGACCGTCGTCTCCGTCATGCCAGCCAGTATCCCCCGCCCCCGATCCCTCGTGGGCCTACGTCCCACAGGGCGGTCCCCACCCGTTGTGGTCGGTGGTTCCGCAGGCCGGTCCCCACCCTCCCCCGCCGGTTGTGGCCAACTGTTCCGCTGGGCGGGGGTCCCCCGGACGGAGTCCGGGGGAGGGCGGGCACAACCCCCGGGAGCGGCGCCCCGTCGGGCCCGTCCGCCCCGAGCGCCTCGCGCCTACGCCCCCCGCACCCTCCGCGTCAGCCACAAGAAGTCCCCGAGCCCACCGCGCTCGGTCAGCTCGGCCGCCTCGCCCGCGCCGGCGAGCGCCCGCACATACGCGCCCGGGTCGCTGGACGCCAACGCCAGCGGAGGCCGCTCGCCACGAACGCCGAGGCGCCGCAACGCCTCCCGCTGCGTGACCACCTCCCCGCCACCCCGAGCGCACGCATCCATCGCCACATGCGCCGTCACGTCACAGGACCCGTCCGGCACCGCCGGCACCTCCCGCCCCGCCCGGAACCCCGTCAGCGTCCCGAACGGCGGCCTGGACTCCCGTACATGCCCGTAGTCCACCGCCACCGCCGTCCCCGCCGCCAGCGCCCCGACCGCCGCCGACCACGCCTCGTCCCGCGTCCGCCCGATCTCCGCCCGCTCGCCGGGCTCCGTCAGCGGCCACCACCGCTCCAGCCACTCCGCGTCCGGCCCCTCGACGACCTTCCCCAGCCGCTCCGCCCCGTCCGCCGCCCGCACCTCGACGTACCGGACCGCCCCCGTCTCGTCGACGGCCGCGACGTCCACCGGCACGTTGTCGAGCCACTCGTTCGCGAAGAGCAGCCCGCGGACCCCCTCCGGCACCCGGTCCGTCCACGCCACCCGGGGGTCGAGCCCCGCCGGCCGGTCCGCGCGCTCCACGCCGTACGCCCGTACCGAAAGCCCCGAAGGCACGGCGGCCAGCACGCCCGTCAGCAGCTCCCCCCGCCCCGCGCCGACGTCCACGAACGCGAGCTCGTCCGTCCCCAGCTCCTCGGCCACCTCCGCCAGCAGCCGGGCGACGGCTCCCGCGAAGAGCGGCGAGGCGTGTACGGAGGTGCGGAAGTGACCGGCCGGGCCCTCGGGGCGCCGAAAGAAGCCCTCCGGGCCGTACAGCGCCTGCTCCGTGGCCTCACGCCACCCCTGCCACTGACACGTCTCATCCGTCACGCGGTCCAGTCTCCACCTTGCGGAGTACGGTCCTCCCGCCAAGGATCGACCCCACGGTTGACCCCTGCACCTATCTGCTTTCCCTACGCTGGGTTACGTGCAGCGCCTCTACGACTTCATCCGCAGACACCCGACGGGCGTCGACACCTTCTGGGCCGTCGTCCTCCTCGGGTTCTCCGTGCTGTGGGTGGGCACCTCCTACCCGGCGGTCGACAACGCCGCCGCGTACGGCGTGGTCGGCGCGCTGTTCTCGCTCGTGGTCGCGCTGCGCCGCCGTGCGCCCGAGAAGATGCTGCTGCTCGCCGTCGCCCTGGGCCTCGTCCAGCTCGGCTTCGGGCTGCAGCCCTTCTTCGCGGACTTCGCCATGCTGGTGATCATCTACACCGTGGCCGCGCACGACGGACCGCGCTGGGCGTCCCGTCTCGCGCTCGCCGGCGGTCTCAGCGCCGCCACGCTCTCCATGCTGAGATGGCCGTCCGAGACCAGCCCCGGCTCGGCCCTCGCGCATGTCTTCTTCACGGTGATCATGACCGTGCCGTTCGCCCTCGCCTGGGTGCTCGGCGACTCCCTGCGGACCCGCCGTGCCTACTTCGCGCAGCTGGAGGAGCGCGCCTCCCGCCTGGAGCAGGAGCGCGAGGCGCAGGCCAAGGTCGCGGTCGCCGCCGAGCGCGCCCGGATCGCCCGCGAGCTGCACGACGTCGTCGCGCACAACGTGTCGGTGATGGTGGTCCAGGCCGACGGCGCCGCCTACGTCCTGGACTCCTCCCCGGAGACGGCCAAGCAGGCCCTGGAGACGATCTCCTCCACCGGCCGTCAGGCGCTCGCCGAGATGCGCCGGCTGCTCGGCATCCTGCGCACCGGCGAGCACAAGGAGGCGGGGGAGTACGTGCCCCAGCCCGACGTCGAGCAGATCGAGGACCTCGTCGAGCAGGTCCGCGGGGCGGGGCTGACCGTCGACTTCCGGATCGAGGGGACGCCGCGGCCGCTGCCCAGCGGCGTCGAGCTCACCGCGTACCGGATCGTGCAGGAAGCCCTCACCAACACGCGCAAGCACGGCGGCCCGGACGTCGGGGCCAGCGTCCGCCTGGTGTACTTCGACGACGGCCTCGGGCTGCTCGTCGAGGACGACGGGCGCGGCGCGACGCACGAGATGTACGAGGACGGGGGCGCCGACGGCCGGGGCCACGGCCTGATCGGTATGCGCGAGCGGGTCGGCATGGTCGGCGGCACCCTGGACGCGGGACCGCGTCCGGGTGGCGGCTTCCGTATCAGCGCCCTGCTCCCCCTGAAGCCCGCCCACTGACGACCCGAAGGAACCCCCACATGTCCATCCGCGTGATGCTCGTCGACGACCAGGTGCTGCTGCGCACCGGCTTCCGCATGGTGCTCGCCGCCCAGCCGGACATGGATGTCGTCGCCGAGGCGGGCGACGGCGTGGAGGCGCTGGAGGTGCTGCGCTCCACGGCGGTGGACGTGGTCCTGATGGACGTACGGATGCCCAAGCTCGACGGGGTCGAGACGACCCGGCGGATCTGCTCGGAGCCCGACGCCCCCAAGGTGCTGATCCTGACCACGTTCGACCTGGACGAGTACGCCTTCTCCGGGCTGAAGGCGGGCGCGAGCGGCTTCATGCTGAAGGACGTGCCGCCGAGCGAGCTGCTCGGCGCGATCCGCTCCGTGCACAGCGGGGACGCGGTCGTGGCCCCGTCGACCACGCGCCGGCTGCTCGACCGTTTCTCGCCGATGCTGCCGTCGTCGGGGAAGGAGTCGCAGCACAAGGAGCTGGACCGGCTCACCGACCGGGAGCGCGAGGTGATGATGCTGGTCGCGCAGGGCCTGTCGAACGGCGAGATCGCCGCCCGGCTGGTGCTGTCGGAGGCGACGGTGAAGACGCACGTCGGCCGGATCCTGACCAAGCTGGGCCTGCGCGACCGGGTGCAGGTGGTGGTCCTGGCGTACGAGACGGGCCTGGTGCGGGCGGGCGGCGGGGCGGTCTGAGCCGTGCCGCTGCTCTGGATCAACGGGCCTTTCGGGGGCGGGAAGACGCAGACGGCGTACGAGCTGCGACGCCGGCTGCCCGGCAGTGTGGTGTGCGATCCGGAGCATGTCGGCTTCGGGCTTCATCGCACCCTGCCGCCGGCCCTTCGAGGTGACTTCCAGGACCTGCCGGCCTGGCGGCGGGGCGTGTACGAGGTCCTCGACCTGGCGCTGCGGGAGCACACGGACGGTCCGGTGATCGTGCCGATGACGCTGGTGGAACCTGCGTACTTCGAGGAGGTCGTCGGCAGGCTGCGCGCGGAGCACGGTGCCGACCGGGTGCACCACTTCGCGCTGCTCGCGCGGCGGGAGACGGTCCTGAAGCGGCTGACGGAGCGGGGTCTCGGCCGCGGCCTGAAGCGCGAGAGCTTCGCGGTGAACAAGCTGGACGGGTGCCTGGAGCGGCTGAACGGACCCGAGTTCGCGCACCACATCCGTACCGACCGGCTGACGGTCCCGCAGGTCGCGGACGAGGTGGCGCGCATCGCGGGGCTGCGGCTCGCACCGAACACGGACGGGCCGTTGCGGCACCGGCTGCGCCGGGTGCGTGTGGGTCTCGCCCACATCCGCTTCGACTGAGGGCTGGGCCTTTCGCGCCGCTAGCGCAGGAGGGCTTCGAGGAAGTCGCTGCCCAGGCGGGCGACGACGGTCACGTCCAGCTGGTGCAGGACGTAGCGGCCGCGGCGCTGGGTGGTGAGCAGCCCGGCCTTCTTCAGGACGGCGAGGTGGCGCGAGACCTCGGGGGCGGTGATGCCGTACGCGTCGGCCAGCTCGCTCGTCGTGTACGAGGCGCGGGCGAGGTTGCGGCACATCCGCATCCGCATGGGGTGGGCGACGGCCTCCAGGCGGAGTTTGACCGTGTCCACGGGGGCGGTGCCGGCGAGTTCGCGGGTGGAGACGGGGTACTGGATCACGGGCTGCCAGCCGCGTGCGTGCACGGCGATGAGATGCGGTCGGCCGAAGGCGGTCGGCAGGAAGGTGAGCGCCGAGCCCTGGGTGGTCGTACGGCCGAGGACCAACTTGTCGACGGCTATCCGGGAGCCGCGCTCGTCCTCCTCCAGGCTCATCGCCGGGGAGACGGCGGCGACGGCGTCGGCGAGGCCCTTGTGCCGCAGCAGTTCGGTCTTGTGCCGGGCGTCGGCCGCGAGCTGGACCCGGACCCGGCGCCAGGTGTCGGCGAAGAACGCGTGGTCGCAGTCCTCCAGGAGCCGGCGGATCCACGCGCGCGTGCCGGTCGGATCGGCGAGCATCCGCTCCACGAACGCGGCCTGTCGCGGGCCGCGCGCGGCGGCCAGGTCGAGGGCGCGGCGGCGGGAGTGGGCGTCGACGAGCGGGGAGGGCAGGCCGTCCGCGTACTGGGTGCTGCAGGAGATCTCCAGCGCCGCCCCCACGTAGGTCTCGTCGTTCATCCGGTCGAGGTCGTCGAGTTCCTCGGCGAGCGTCTCGCGCGGCTGGGCGGGCAGCAGGAAGTCGGAACGCGTGGACCTCCACATGAAGTCGGCCTCGTGCATCCGGTCGGCGAGCGCGGGCTCGAGTCCGGCGGCGGTGGTCGTGGCCCAGCCGTGCAGCCCGGGGTGGTGCCCGGGCTCGGACAGCACGTGCATCGCGGCGCCGAGTTCGGCCAGCGGCGAGGGGCAGAAGGAGATCCGCTGGTGCGGCAGTCCGGTGATGTCGATGGTCACGCTCACCCCCCTATGGTGCGGGTCGGGCCGGGCCCCCTGCCGCCCGTTTGACGGCGGCCGTCAATCGGCGCGACCGCGGACCCCGCCCGGCGCATCGTGAAGGGCATGAACGCACTGCACCAGTACCTCCTCGACAGCTACCGGGCCGAGCAGCGTGGGGAGCGGATGCCGCCGATGCCCGGGACCCACGACATCGCGACCCTCCGCGCGGTCCGCGACAGCCGTCGCTTCGACGCCGTCGTCGCCGGCC contains:
- a CDS encoding response regulator transcription factor encodes the protein MSIRVMLVDDQVLLRTGFRMVLAAQPDMDVVAEAGDGVEALEVLRSTAVDVVLMDVRMPKLDGVETTRRICSEPDAPKVLILTTFDLDEYAFSGLKAGASGFMLKDVPPSELLGAIRSVHSGDAVVAPSTTRRLLDRFSPMLPSSGKESQHKELDRLTDREREVMMLVAQGLSNGEIAARLVLSEATVKTHVGRILTKLGLRDRVQVVVLAYETGLVRAGGGAV
- a CDS encoding ATP-binding protein; this translates as MPLLWINGPFGGGKTQTAYELRRRLPGSVVCDPEHVGFGLHRTLPPALRGDFQDLPAWRRGVYEVLDLALREHTDGPVIVPMTLVEPAYFEEVVGRLRAEHGADRVHHFALLARRETVLKRLTERGLGRGLKRESFAVNKLDGCLERLNGPEFAHHIRTDRLTVPQVADEVARIAGLRLAPNTDGPLRHRLRRVRVGLAHIRFD
- a CDS encoding DUF5937 family protein, with amino-acid sequence MSVTIDITGLPHQRISFCPSPLAELGAAMHVLSEPGHHPGLHGWATTTAAGLEPALADRMHEADFMWRSTRSDFLLPAQPRETLAEELDDLDRMNDETYVGAALEISCSTQYADGLPSPLVDAHSRRRALDLAAARGPRQAAFVERMLADPTGTRAWIRRLLEDCDHAFFADTWRRVRVQLAADARHKTELLRHKGLADAVAAVSPAMSLEEDERGSRIAVDKLVLGRTTTQGSALTFLPTAFGRPHLIAVHARGWQPVIQYPVSTRELAGTAPVDTVKLRLEAVAHPMRMRMCRNLARASYTTSELADAYGITAPEVSRHLAVLKKAGLLTTQRRGRYVLHQLDVTVVARLGSDFLEALLR